A stretch of Noviherbaspirillum cavernae DNA encodes these proteins:
- a CDS encoding putative 2-aminoethylphosphonate ABC transporter permease subunit, whose protein sequence is MNMSISIGIRKPAPALVRSADEQIAGMLAWLLVIVLTLFIAGPLVSIFVKALHARDGSFAGFSQILQVIAEPRLLAAAGNSVLLALVTTAIVVPMALAFAFAMTRSRMAGRSVFRLIGLSPLLAPSLMPAISLVYLFGNQGILKGWLGPLSIYGFPGIVMGEVFYTFPHALLILTAALSVADARLYEAAEALGASRMRRFLTVTLLNARYGMVSAATLVFAMVVTDFGVPKVIGGQTNVLALEAYKQVIGQQNFNKGAVIGLLLLLPAVISFLVERRISRRQGATMTGKSVAYAPKSNTVRDAALWMFCAFVSVFLIALAGVAIAAAFMKLWPYNLSLTLNHFDFDQLDGGGWLAFRNSMMLSALTSVAGTGLVFLTAYLVAKLPIPRMASTLIRSLALLPMAVPGMVLGLGYVLFFNAPGNPLNVLYAGMTLLVASTVSHFHTTAYLTLVASLRQIDGEIEAVARSLQRPWWHTCMKVTLPMVVPSLLNVARYLFVSSMTTVSCVIFLYTPDTVLASVAVMNMDDAGDTAAAAAMASLIFFSSLAVSLLINAAGAMIERRTQRWRSARA, encoded by the coding sequence ATGAACATGTCCATCTCCATCGGCATCCGCAAACCGGCGCCGGCTTTGGTGCGCAGTGCCGACGAACAGATCGCCGGCATGCTGGCATGGCTGCTTGTCATCGTCCTCACGCTGTTCATCGCCGGCCCCCTGGTGAGCATCTTCGTCAAGGCCCTGCACGCGCGCGACGGCAGCTTCGCCGGCTTCTCGCAGATACTGCAGGTGATTGCCGAACCGCGATTGCTGGCGGCGGCCGGCAACAGCGTTCTGCTCGCGCTCGTCACCACTGCGATCGTGGTGCCGATGGCGCTCGCCTTTGCGTTTGCGATGACGCGCTCGCGCATGGCAGGGCGCTCCGTTTTCCGCTTGATCGGTTTGTCGCCGCTGCTGGCGCCTTCCCTGATGCCGGCGATCTCGCTGGTCTACCTGTTCGGCAACCAGGGCATATTGAAAGGCTGGCTGGGGCCGCTCTCGATCTATGGTTTCCCCGGCATTGTGATGGGCGAGGTGTTCTACACGTTTCCGCATGCATTGCTGATCCTGACCGCTGCCTTGTCGGTCGCCGATGCGCGGCTCTACGAGGCGGCGGAAGCGCTCGGCGCCAGCCGGATGCGCCGCTTTCTGACGGTCACGCTGCTCAATGCGCGATACGGCATGGTGTCCGCCGCGACGCTGGTGTTTGCGATGGTGGTGACCGACTTCGGCGTGCCCAAGGTGATCGGCGGACAAACCAATGTGCTAGCGCTGGAAGCATACAAGCAGGTGATCGGCCAGCAGAATTTCAACAAGGGCGCAGTCATCGGTCTGCTGCTCCTGCTGCCGGCTGTGATCAGCTTCCTGGTGGAGCGCCGCATCAGCAGGCGTCAGGGCGCGACGATGACCGGCAAGTCGGTCGCTTACGCGCCGAAGTCGAACACCGTGCGCGATGCGGCACTCTGGATGTTCTGCGCGTTCGTCTCGGTGTTCCTGATTGCGCTGGCCGGTGTCGCGATTGCCGCGGCATTCATGAAGCTTTGGCCCTACAACCTGAGCCTGACTCTCAACCACTTCGATTTCGATCAGCTTGACGGTGGCGGCTGGCTGGCGTTCCGCAACAGCATGATGTTGTCTGCGTTGACGTCCGTGGCGGGAACGGGGCTCGTTTTCCTGACCGCATATCTGGTGGCGAAACTGCCGATCCCCCGCATGGCCTCGACCCTGATCCGCAGCCTGGCGCTGTTGCCGATGGCAGTGCCCGGCATGGTGCTGGGTCTGGGCTACGTGCTGTTCTTCAATGCACCCGGCAACCCGCTGAACGTGCTGTATGCCGGCATGACGCTGCTGGTCGCTTCGACGGTCAGCCATTTCCATACCACGGCATATCTCACGCTCGTGGCGTCCCTGCGCCAGATCGACGGCGAGATCGAGGCCGTGGCGCGCAGCCTGCAACGTCCGTGGTGGCATACCTGCATGAAAGTGACGCTGCCGATGGTCGTGCCTTCACTGCTGAACGTGGCGCGCTACCTGTTCGTTTCCAGCATGACCACGGTCAGTTGCGTGATCTTCCTTTACACCCCGGACACCGTGCTTGCATCGGTTGCCGTCATGAACATGGATGACGCTGGCGATACGGCCGCAGCGGCCGCGATGGCAAGTCTCATCTTCTTCAGCTCGCTGGCGGTGTCGCTGCTCATCAACGCCGCTGGCGCGATGATCGAGCGGCGCACCCAGAGATGGCGTAGTGCGCGTGCATAG
- a CDS encoding putative 2-aminoethylphosphonate ABC transporter ATP-binding protein, whose amino-acid sequence MKSFDLPLNNQETGAHDGSDAWLRIANVSKAFGASHVLSDVSLQVRKGEFLCLLGPSGCGKTTLLRILAGLEQQDAGTIAMAGRRIEALPPARRDYGIVFQSYALFPNMTVADNVAYALRSPREERMRRVGELLDLVGLTGKEGRYPAQLSGGQQQRVALARALATSPGLLLLDEPLSALDAKVREHLRQELRSLQRTLGITTIMVTHDQDEALAMADTIAVMANGRIEQIGTPEQIYRTPATRFVADFIGRANWLPVQVYGNGVAILGDLSFDVQLPAGRATTAFCRPESVCVEKNWRSGENMTLAVVERVDFHGGVRRGVLSLCVNRAIRVFADASPNEAGYDSLVVGKRVPISFPAHQMCFFLDAAA is encoded by the coding sequence ATGAAGTCCTTCGACCTTCCGCTGAACAATCAGGAAACCGGCGCGCATGACGGCAGCGATGCATGGTTGCGCATCGCGAACGTGAGCAAGGCGTTCGGCGCATCGCATGTCCTTTCCGACGTTTCGCTGCAGGTGCGCAAGGGGGAATTTCTCTGCCTGCTCGGTCCTTCGGGATGCGGCAAGACGACGCTCTTGCGCATCCTCGCCGGACTGGAGCAGCAGGATGCCGGCACGATCGCGATGGCGGGCCGGCGCATCGAGGCATTGCCTCCGGCCAGGCGCGATTACGGCATCGTGTTTCAATCCTACGCGCTGTTTCCGAACATGACGGTGGCCGACAACGTTGCCTATGCGCTGCGCAGCCCGCGCGAGGAGCGCATGCGGCGCGTCGGCGAATTGCTGGACCTCGTGGGACTGACGGGCAAGGAAGGACGCTATCCCGCGCAACTCTCCGGCGGACAGCAGCAGCGCGTGGCGCTGGCGCGTGCGCTCGCGACCTCGCCCGGCCTGTTGCTGCTCGATGAACCGCTTTCCGCGCTCGACGCCAAGGTGCGCGAGCACCTGCGGCAGGAGTTGCGCTCGCTGCAGCGCACGCTGGGCATCACGACCATCATGGTCACCCACGACCAGGACGAGGCGCTGGCGATGGCCGACACGATTGCGGTGATGGCGAACGGCCGCATCGAGCAGATCGGCACACCGGAACAAATTTATCGCACGCCGGCGACCCGCTTCGTGGCCGACTTCATCGGTCGCGCCAATTGGCTGCCGGTGCAGGTCTATGGCAACGGCGTCGCGATCCTCGGCGATCTGTCCTTCGACGTGCAGCTGCCCGCCGGACGTGCGACGACCGCATTCTGCCGGCCCGAGTCGGTCTGTGTCGAGAAGAACTGGCGCTCGGGAGAAAACATGACGCTGGCCGTGGTCGAGCGCGTCGATTTCCATGGCGGCGTGCGGCGCGGCGTGCTGTCGCTCTGCGTCAATCGGGCCATCCGCGTTTTCGCCGATGCGAGCCCGAATGAAGCGGGTTACGACAGCCTGGTGGTCGGCAAGCGCGTGCCGATCAGCTTTCCGGCACACCAGATGTGCTTTTTCCTGGATGCCGCAGCATGA
- a CDS encoding putative 2-aminoethylphosphonate ABC transporter substrate-binding protein yields MPIPKFLKSLTPIAALFALTAGAAHAETTLVVYTALEADQLKAYQARFESEYPDIKIKWVRDSTGIITAKLLAEKAAPQADVVMGVAATSLLVLEKEGMLQPYAPKDADKLNKRYVDSANPPAWAGMDVWGATICFNTVEAAKQGLPKPESWKDLLKPQYKGKIVMPNPASSGTGYFDITAWLSLFGEKEGWAYMDKLHENIGQYTHSGSKPCKQAAAGEFPIGIAFEYRAAKLKEGGAPIDLVFPKEGLGWDVEATAIMKGTKNLDAARKLADWSASKSANALYAKNFAIVAYPGVAAQVPGIPSNYEQLLIKQDLKWSAQQRDRILAEWSKRYDGKSEPKQ; encoded by the coding sequence ATGCCCATTCCGAAATTCCTGAAATCCCTGACACCCATTGCCGCGCTCTTCGCTTTGACGGCCGGTGCGGCGCATGCCGAAACGACGCTGGTCGTCTACACCGCGCTCGAGGCCGATCAGCTCAAGGCGTATCAGGCCAGGTTCGAATCCGAATATCCCGACATCAAGATCAAGTGGGTGCGCGATTCCACCGGCATCATCACCGCCAAGCTGCTCGCCGAAAAGGCCGCGCCGCAGGCCGATGTCGTGATGGGCGTTGCCGCAACTTCCTTGCTGGTGCTCGAGAAGGAAGGCATGCTGCAGCCGTATGCGCCGAAGGATGCCGACAAGCTGAACAAGCGTTATGTCGATTCGGCCAATCCGCCGGCATGGGCCGGCATGGACGTGTGGGGCGCAACCATCTGCTTCAACACCGTCGAAGCCGCGAAGCAGGGCCTGCCCAAACCGGAATCGTGGAAAGACCTGCTCAAGCCGCAGTACAAAGGCAAGATCGTGATGCCCAATCCGGCTTCCAGCGGCACCGGCTATTTCGACATCACTGCATGGCTGTCGCTGTTCGGCGAGAAGGAAGGCTGGGCCTACATGGACAAGCTCCACGAGAACATCGGACAGTACACGCACTCCGGCTCCAAGCCATGCAAGCAGGCTGCCGCCGGCGAATTCCCGATCGGCATCGCCTTTGAATACCGCGCCGCGAAGCTGAAGGAAGGCGGCGCGCCGATCGATCTGGTGTTCCCGAAGGAAGGTCTCGGCTGGGACGTCGAAGCCACGGCAATCATGAAAGGCACGAAAAATCTCGATGCGGCCCGCAAGCTCGCGGACTGGTCCGCGTCGAAGTCGGCCAATGCGCTGTACGCGAAGAACTTCGCAATCGTCGCCTATCCCGGCGTGGCGGCGCAGGTACCGGGCATTCCGTCCAACTACGAGCAGTTGCTGATCAAGCAGGACCTCAAGTGGTCGGCGCAGCAGCGCGACCGCATCCTCGCCGAGTGGAGCAAGCGTTACGACGGCAAGTCGGAGCCGAAGCAGTAA
- a CDS encoding NUDIX hydrolase: MPTSSLPLLIHQRLKARLPSSPPCTLLYANGERIGRLNESMQRALARWPHYFEVSPGRVDVSPTLNSAESRTKAFAEVVQALHDSGLITGWRNEQMPVRSDSGRTLLFVERAALRPLGAELRSVHLLGMLAVHAAQDEAMWLARRSPNKTIDPNLLDTLVGGGIGGDMTADETLVKEAWEEAGLRQEQLHGAIDTGQIRVQRAVAEGWHDELIHTRALSLPPEFEPRNQDGEVSEFVLLPLNALLHRLAETDDLTLDASCIICAYLMQRGLIGAQDKGCAKLRALIHATA; this comes from the coding sequence ATGCCGACAAGTTCACTCCCCCTCCTCATCCATCAACGCTTGAAGGCAAGGCTGCCGTCATCTCCGCCATGCACGCTGCTCTACGCGAACGGCGAGCGCATCGGCAGACTGAACGAATCCATGCAGCGCGCGCTCGCGCGCTGGCCGCACTACTTTGAGGTTTCACCGGGCCGGGTCGATGTTTCCCCCACCCTGAATTCGGCCGAGTCGCGCACGAAGGCATTTGCCGAAGTCGTGCAGGCCTTGCACGACTCGGGCCTCATTACCGGCTGGCGCAACGAGCAGATGCCGGTCAGGAGCGACAGCGGGCGAACCTTGCTGTTCGTCGAGCGGGCCGCGCTGCGCCCATTGGGCGCGGAACTGCGTTCGGTCCATCTGCTCGGCATGCTTGCCGTACATGCTGCGCAGGATGAAGCGATGTGGCTCGCGCGCCGCAGCCCAAACAAGACTATCGATCCGAATCTGCTGGATACGCTGGTCGGCGGCGGCATCGGCGGCGACATGACGGCGGACGAAACGCTGGTCAAGGAAGCCTGGGAGGAAGCCGGCCTCAGGCAAGAGCAATTGCACGGGGCGATCGACACCGGACAGATCAGGGTGCAAAGAGCCGTTGCCGAAGGCTGGCATGACGAACTGATCCACACCCGCGCGCTGAGTCTGCCGCCGGAATTCGAACCGCGGAATCAGGATGGCGAAGTGTCGGAATTCGTTCTGCTTCCGCTGAATGCGTTGCTGCATCGGCTTGCGGAAACCGACGACCTCACCCTCGACGCCAGCTGCATCATTTGCGCATATCTGATGCAGCGCGGCCTGATCGGCGCACAGGACAAGGGCTGCGCGAAATTGCGCGCGCTCATTCACGCCACAGCATGA
- a CDS encoding DUF2242 domain-containing protein — MSLSEFVSMHKPFHFTSLFPLIVVVALSACSIPRQDRQDSYHEEDFSSSNVYARSFPGSAQATCEAGRRALLSQGYVIHEASPSLVRGRKNFQPESGIHMQTEFHVVCAPNSKGSNSTTVFANAVNDRYSLRKSSNSASLGVGALGSVSLPFGSSDDSLVKVASETVSNKKFYGSFFELLESYLDAAGDSPAQVDRQSSKDDKNTLSVKPVDE; from the coding sequence ATGTCATTGTCGGAGTTCGTGTCGATGCACAAGCCATTCCACTTCACTTCCCTGTTTCCGTTGATTGTCGTTGTCGCTTTGTCAGCCTGTTCCATCCCCCGGCAAGACAGGCAAGACAGTTATCACGAAGAGGATTTTTCCTCGTCGAATGTGTATGCCCGCAGCTTTCCCGGATCGGCGCAGGCGACCTGCGAAGCGGGGCGGCGGGCGCTCCTCAGCCAGGGTTATGTCATTCATGAAGCGAGCCCGTCGCTGGTCAGGGGCCGCAAGAACTTTCAGCCGGAAAGCGGCATCCACATGCAGACCGAGTTCCATGTGGTATGCGCGCCTAACAGCAAGGGAAGCAACAGCACGACCGTGTTCGCGAATGCGGTGAACGACCGTTATTCACTGCGCAAGAGCAGCAATTCCGCCAGCCTCGGCGTCGGTGCGCTGGGCTCGGTGTCCCTGCCGTTCGGCTCTTCCGACGACTCGCTGGTCAAGGTGGCGAGCGAAACCGTCTCGAACAAGAAATTCTACGGAAGCTTCTTCGAGCTGCTGGAGAGCTATCTCGACGCCGCCGGCGACAGTCCGGCGCAAGTTGACAGGCAGAGCAGCAAGGACGACAAGAACACCCTGTCCGTCAAGCCGGTCGATGAATGA
- a CDS encoding MFS transporter: MKNPLFAYPSFLFFLVLRVLTTMANQMMMVVVAWQMYDLTNSAYDLGMVGLAQFLPSLALVLVTGQVADRFDRRYVLAWCLAGQFLIAVALVAGTLEGWLNRETILLASVALGATKAFQMPTQQALTPQLVPLAILPRALAAASSGNQAAIIVGPAVGGFIYVAGAQVVYIACGLLFLAATACVFFIRVAQLPRAPQPVTLQSLFAGISFIWNRKEVLGAISLDLFAVLLGGATALLPIYAKDILHVGPWGLGMLRSAPAVGALIMSLYLAQHPIQRHVGRVMFGSVALYGVATLVFALSTSFVLSLAALAFSGMFDMVSVVIRQSLVQLDTPDEMRGRVSAANSIFIGASNQLGEFESGMTAGWFGAVPSVLIGGVGTLLVVAAWIRLFPGLARRHTLVTPA; this comes from the coding sequence ATGAAAAATCCCCTGTTCGCCTACCCCTCCTTCCTGTTCTTCCTTGTCCTGCGCGTCCTCACCACGATGGCGAACCAGATGATGATGGTGGTCGTCGCCTGGCAAATGTACGATCTGACCAACAGCGCCTACGATCTCGGCATGGTGGGGCTGGCGCAGTTTCTGCCATCGCTCGCGCTGGTGCTGGTTACGGGGCAGGTCGCCGACCGCTTCGACCGCCGTTACGTGCTGGCGTGGTGCCTTGCGGGCCAGTTTCTGATTGCCGTGGCGCTCGTGGCCGGCACGCTGGAAGGCTGGCTGAACCGCGAGACGATCCTGCTGGCGTCGGTTGCTCTCGGCGCGACCAAGGCATTCCAGATGCCGACCCAGCAGGCGCTCACGCCGCAACTGGTACCGCTCGCGATCCTGCCGCGCGCGCTTGCAGCGGCATCCTCGGGCAATCAGGCCGCCATCATCGTCGGCCCGGCGGTGGGCGGTTTCATCTATGTGGCGGGTGCGCAGGTGGTGTATATCGCGTGCGGCCTGCTGTTTCTGGCGGCGACCGCCTGCGTGTTTTTCATTCGCGTCGCACAGCTTCCCCGGGCGCCGCAGCCCGTGACGCTGCAGAGCCTGTTCGCGGGCATCTCCTTCATCTGGAATCGCAAGGAGGTGCTGGGCGCGATTTCGCTCGATCTGTTTGCGGTACTGCTGGGCGGCGCGACCGCGCTGCTGCCTATCTATGCGAAGGACATCCTGCATGTCGGCCCCTGGGGTCTGGGGATGCTGCGCTCGGCGCCGGCGGTCGGCGCGCTGATCATGTCCTTGTATCTCGCGCAGCATCCGATCCAGCGCCACGTCGGCAGGGTGATGTTCGGCTCGGTGGCGCTGTACGGCGTCGCCACATTGGTGTTCGCGCTGTCGACCTCGTTCGTGCTGTCGCTGGCGGCGCTGGCATTCAGCGGAATGTTCGACATGGTCAGCGTGGTCATCCGGCAGTCGCTGGTGCAGCTGGACACGCCTGACGAGATGCGCGGCAGGGTGAGCGCGGCCAATTCGATCTTCATCGGCGCGTCGAATCAGCTGGGCGAATTCGAATCCGGCATGACCGCAGGCTGGTTCGGCGCGGTGCCGTCGGTGCTGATCGGCGGCGTCGGCACCCTGCTGGTCGTCGCTGCGTGGATCAGGCTGTTTCCGGGGCTGGCGCGGCGCCACACGCTGGTGACGCCGGCGTAG
- a CDS encoding methyl-accepting chemotaxis protein, which translates to MPVTDVETILKDSDIIVSKTDLEGTITYVNDDFVRISGFSVDELIGSPQNIVRHPDMPREAFEDFWRTIKSGKAWTGLVKNRCKNGNHYWVEANAAPMLDHGRIVGYTSVRVKPSRQQVEAADRVYRDMQTGAGRFVIREGAAVRRSLFGGFNPLQALTIKAKILCSFAFLVAMFGIILLGLLANDRTLHLLAVAGAVLGLIVVAGFGVAEYYSVVLPVERARREADRMSAGDLSGSITSPGNDEISAVLQSLRILQINMKLLVGQIKEASEIVNSGASDIATGNSDLSARTESQASALEETASSMEELTGTVKQNAENAQQANALVVASSETVAQGACTMRQAVEMMRSIRESSHKMAEIINVIDGIAFQTNLLALNAAVEAARAGEHGRGFAAVAAEVRGLAQRSANAAREINGLIKDSADKVSSGTRAVDDAGRTMEDIASSVRRAAEIMAEIAAASREQSAGIEQVNEAVARMDLVTQQNAALVEEAAIAAEGMSAQALKLAQLISAFKLVSEGKSG; encoded by the coding sequence ATGCCTGTCACCGATGTCGAAACCATCCTGAAGGATTCCGACATCATCGTCTCCAAGACGGATCTGGAGGGGACGATTACCTACGTCAACGACGATTTCGTGCGCATCAGCGGCTTCTCTGTGGATGAACTCATCGGGTCGCCGCAAAACATCGTGCGCCATCCGGACATGCCGCGCGAAGCCTTTGAGGATTTCTGGCGCACCATCAAAAGCGGCAAGGCGTGGACCGGGCTGGTGAAGAATCGATGCAAGAACGGGAATCACTACTGGGTGGAAGCAAACGCCGCACCGATGCTCGATCACGGCCGAATCGTCGGATACACCTCCGTCAGAGTCAAGCCATCGCGGCAACAGGTGGAAGCGGCAGACCGCGTGTACCGCGACATGCAGACCGGGGCCGGCAGATTCGTCATTCGCGAAGGCGCGGCCGTCAGGCGTTCCCTGTTCGGCGGCTTCAACCCGCTGCAAGCGCTGACGATCAAGGCAAAAATCCTTTGTTCGTTCGCATTCCTTGTCGCCATGTTCGGCATCATCCTGCTCGGCCTGCTGGCAAACGACAGGACTCTGCATCTGCTCGCCGTTGCCGGTGCCGTGCTCGGCCTGATTGTGGTCGCCGGTTTTGGCGTCGCAGAGTATTACAGCGTGGTACTTCCGGTGGAGCGCGCCAGGCGCGAAGCCGATCGCATGAGTGCCGGCGACCTGTCGGGCAGCATCACGTCGCCCGGCAATGACGAAATTTCCGCCGTGCTGCAATCACTGCGCATTTTGCAGATCAACATGAAATTGCTGGTGGGGCAAATCAAGGAGGCGAGCGAGATCGTCAACTCCGGTGCCAGCGACATCGCGACAGGAAATTCCGACCTGTCCGCGCGCACGGAATCGCAAGCCAGCGCGCTCGAAGAAACCGCATCCTCGATGGAGGAACTCACCGGCACGGTGAAGCAGAATGCGGAGAATGCGCAGCAGGCCAACGCCCTGGTGGTGGCGTCATCCGAGACGGTGGCGCAGGGCGCCTGCACCATGCGCCAGGCAGTCGAGATGATGCGATCGATCAGAGAAAGCTCGCACAAGATGGCCGAGATCATCAATGTGATCGACGGCATTGCATTCCAGACCAATCTCCTGGCATTGAACGCGGCAGTGGAAGCCGCGCGCGCGGGAGAGCATGGGCGCGGATTCGCCGCGGTCGCGGCGGAAGTGCGCGGTCTGGCGCAACGATCCGCGAACGCAGCGCGGGAAATCAATGGCTTGATCAAGGATTCGGCCGACAAGGTCAGTTCAGGCACCAGGGCGGTGGATGACGCGGGCCGCACCATGGAAGACATCGCAAGCTCGGTGCGCCGCGCCGCAGAGATCATGGCGGAAATCGCGGCTGCCAGCCGCGAGCAGAGCGCCGGAATCGAGCAGGTCAACGAGGCGGTTGCCAGAATGGACCTGGTCACTCAACAAAACGCGGCGCTGGTCGAAGAAGCGGCAATCGCAGCGGAAGGCATGAGCGCACAGGCGCTCAAGCTGGCACAGCTGATCAGCGCGTTCAAGCTGGTGTCCGAGGGGAAGAGCGGTTAG
- a CDS encoding NAD(P)H-quinone oxidoreductase: protein MRAIEISQPGPADVLQICEHPVPIPKAGEVLIKVHAAGVNRPDVLQRIGKYPAPPGASDIPGLEVAGEIADGDLSGSGFKKGDMICALLQGGGYAEYCVAPLAQCLPLPNGLSALEAASLPETFFTVWSNVFDRAGLTGEETLLVQGGTSGIGVTAIQMATALGHRVFATAGSDEKCRACEAFGAERGINYRTEDFVEIVKTATSGKGVDVILDMVGGDYVAREISCLADDGRLVFIALLGGSKATINLGQILLRRLTITGSTLRPRPVAFKAAIAAQLRERIWPLLESRKIKPAIYRTFPLEQAAQAHALMETSTHVGKIVLAI from the coding sequence ATGCGCGCCATCGAAATAAGCCAGCCCGGCCCCGCTGATGTATTGCAAATCTGCGAACACCCCGTACCCATTCCCAAGGCTGGTGAAGTCCTGATCAAGGTTCATGCGGCGGGCGTGAATCGGCCTGACGTATTGCAACGCATCGGCAAGTACCCGGCTCCCCCGGGAGCATCGGACATTCCCGGCCTGGAAGTTGCCGGAGAAATCGCGGACGGCGATTTGAGCGGGAGCGGCTTCAAGAAAGGGGACATGATCTGCGCCCTGCTGCAGGGCGGCGGCTATGCGGAATATTGCGTGGCGCCGCTTGCGCAATGCCTGCCGTTGCCGAATGGATTGAGCGCGCTTGAAGCAGCATCCCTGCCTGAGACATTTTTCACTGTCTGGAGCAATGTGTTCGACCGTGCAGGGTTGACGGGTGAGGAAACACTGCTGGTGCAAGGCGGCACATCCGGCATAGGCGTGACAGCGATCCAGATGGCGACCGCGCTGGGACACCGTGTATTCGCCACCGCCGGTTCCGATGAAAAATGCCGGGCATGCGAAGCGTTCGGCGCAGAACGCGGCATCAATTACCGGACGGAGGATTTCGTCGAGATCGTCAAGACCGCGACCTCCGGCAAAGGCGTGGACGTGATTCTCGACATGGTCGGCGGCGACTATGTGGCGCGCGAGATCAGCTGCCTCGCCGACGATGGACGGCTGGTGTTCATCGCCCTCCTCGGCGGCTCGAAGGCGACAATCAATCTCGGGCAGATCCTGCTGCGCCGCCTGACGATCACCGGTTCAACCTTGCGCCCGCGTCCGGTCGCGTTCAAGGCGGCGATCGCGGCGCAACTGCGCGAGCGTATCTGGCCCCTGCTCGAATCGCGGAAGATCAAGCCGGCGATCTACCGCACCTTCCCGTTGGAGCAAGCCGCCCAGGCGCACGCGCTGATGGAGACAAGCACACATGTGGGCAAGATCGTGCTTGCGATTTAA
- a CDS encoding alpha/beta hydrolase — MEILLKVLGAGGAAYAALLAGVFLLQGSLLYFPDMGRQMLRTPGDVGLDYETVWLTTEDDVRIEAWYIPAPAARGVALLAHGNAGNISHRVDYALLFHRLGYSLLLLEYRGYGRSEGKPSEAGTYADARAAWRHLVTERGFPPERIVLVGESLGGAVVARLAADERPGALVLASSFVSVPELAADLYPWLPARWLTRYRYDTLAALERVSCPVLIAHSPQDEIVPFHHGERLFAAVKGPKAFLELAGGHNDAFLFSREAWRVELGRFLEQHLPQGSVNPVPR; from the coding sequence ATGGAAATCCTGTTGAAAGTGTTGGGCGCGGGCGGCGCGGCGTATGCCGCGTTGTTGGCCGGCGTGTTCCTGCTGCAGGGGTCTCTCCTCTACTTCCCCGACATGGGACGGCAGATGCTGCGGACGCCCGGAGACGTCGGGCTCGACTACGAGACGGTGTGGCTGACGACGGAAGACGACGTCAGGATCGAGGCCTGGTATATCCCCGCGCCAGCGGCGCGCGGAGTGGCGCTGCTCGCCCATGGCAACGCCGGCAACATCTCTCACCGGGTGGACTACGCCCTCCTGTTCCATCGCCTCGGCTACTCGCTGTTGCTGCTTGAGTATCGCGGCTACGGTCGCAGCGAAGGAAAGCCGAGCGAGGCCGGCACCTACGCCGATGCTCGCGCCGCGTGGCGCCACCTCGTGACGGAACGCGGCTTTCCTCCCGAACGAATCGTGCTGGTGGGCGAGTCCCTGGGCGGCGCCGTCGTCGCCCGGCTTGCCGCGGATGAGCGGCCGGGTGCGCTGGTACTTGCTTCGAGCTTTGTCTCCGTGCCAGAACTGGCCGCAGATCTCTATCCCTGGTTGCCGGCGCGGTGGCTCACGCGCTACCGGTACGACACGCTGGCCGCCCTCGAGCGTGTCTCGTGTCCGGTGCTCATCGCCCACAGTCCCCAGGACGAAATCGTGCCGTTTCATCATGGGGAGCGGCTGTTTGCCGCCGTCAAGGGGCCGAAAGCATTTCTGGAACTAGCCGGCGGTCATAACGACGCTTTTCTGTTCAGCCGCGAAGCATGGCGTGTGGAGCTCGGGCGCTTCCTGGAGCAGCACCTCCCGCAAGGCAGCGTGAATCCAGTTCCACGGTAA